The following proteins come from a genomic window of Paucimonas lemoignei:
- a CDS encoding CheW-like protein translates to MNTPRAYGVVQINGAFLGIDASSLMEAVHWPANLQRHPVTRGVLAGVFNLRGRPIPLVDLRPLLGDEASEHAPTPLVAILKYNGGLLGVAIDGVCDIVKAADSQLCALGPGGESSGLIPTLIMTGDDSRLIYMLDLAFLASLPGVLFAADTAAGPASHDVRAKSQLRHYLVFECDGQHFSIDASVVTELVDKPLIAPTDFGNGYCLGVTVIRDIKVPVLSLSQVLGFDCTATQGKSQLLLLTATDGRVCGFGYDRMVAIERRDPQSLLSMPAYGLREPELLAGVMNLDKGLQAVLINHQALLERDGVKNYAALYQTQSPSSETRASQAKAVMRQACLLFKSPTQFVAPLSQILEILAIPSPMIGLPQPENHLLGQFDLRGEQLALVCLSSLIEAAPQAPTPLSRVLVVKGDRLTFGFAVCQVEAIDSFNQFDPAMLAQGWQTNAGKAVSVNDRARSLVSVGSGANSWRATLMDLQGIARQLEATLQQPGAAAVA, encoded by the coding sequence ATGAACACGCCGCGCGCCTATGGTGTGGTGCAGATAAACGGCGCGTTTCTGGGCATCGATGCCAGCTCGTTGATGGAGGCCGTTCACTGGCCCGCCAATCTGCAGCGCCATCCGGTGACCCGTGGCGTGCTGGCCGGGGTGTTCAACTTGCGCGGCAGACCGATCCCCCTGGTTGATCTGCGGCCTCTACTCGGCGATGAAGCTTCTGAGCACGCGCCGACGCCGCTGGTGGCCATCCTCAAGTACAACGGCGGCTTGCTGGGCGTTGCCATCGATGGGGTCTGCGACATCGTCAAGGCCGCCGACTCGCAGCTCTGCGCCCTGGGGCCAGGCGGCGAGAGCAGCGGGTTGATCCCCACGCTGATCATGACCGGTGATGACAGTCGCCTGATTTACATGCTTGATCTGGCCTTTCTGGCCAGCTTGCCGGGCGTCTTGTTTGCGGCCGACACGGCGGCGGGTCCGGCCAGTCATGACGTGCGAGCCAAAAGCCAGTTGCGCCATTACCTGGTGTTTGAATGCGACGGGCAGCATTTCAGCATCGATGCCAGTGTGGTCACCGAACTGGTGGACAAACCGCTCATAGCGCCCACGGATTTCGGTAACGGTTATTGCCTGGGCGTCACTGTGATTCGCGACATCAAGGTGCCGGTGCTCAGCTTGTCTCAGGTGCTGGGCTTTGATTGCACGGCGACCCAGGGCAAGAGCCAGCTGTTACTGCTGACCGCGACCGATGGCCGGGTTTGTGGTTTTGGTTACGACCGCATGGTCGCCATCGAGCGGCGCGACCCGCAAAGCCTATTGTCGATGCCTGCTTACGGCCTGCGCGAGCCAGAATTGCTGGCCGGGGTGATGAACCTCGACAAGGGCCTGCAAGCGGTGCTGATCAATCATCAGGCGTTGCTTGAGCGCGATGGGGTGAAAAACTACGCCGCGCTGTACCAGACGCAATCGCCGTCGTCCGAAACCCGGGCGAGCCAGGCCAAGGCGGTGATGCGTCAGGCCTGTCTGTTGTTCAAATCACCCACGCAGTTCGTGGCGCCGCTGAGCCAGATCCTGGAAATCCTCGCCATTCCCTCGCCGATGATCGGCCTGCCTCAGCCGGAAAATCACTTGCTGGGCCAGTTCGATCTGCGCGGCGAGCAGCTGGCGCTGGTCTGCCTGAGCAGCCTGATCGAGGCAGCGCCGCAAGCGCCTACGCCTTTGTCACGGGTGCTGGTGGTCAAGGGCGACAGGCTGACGTTCGGCTTTGCGGTGTGTCAGGTTGAGGCCATCGATTCGTTCAACCAGTTTGACCCGGCGATGCTGGCTCAGGGGTGGCAGACCAACGCGGGCAAGGCGGTGTCGGTCAATGACCGGGCACGCTCACTGGTCAGTGTTGGCAGTGGCGCCAACAGTTGGCGTGCGACGCTGATGGATCTGCAAGGCATCGCGCGGCAACTGGAAGCCACCCTGCAACAGCCTGGCGCTGCCGCAGTGGCCTGA
- the bdlA_4 gene encoding methyl-accepting chemotaxis transducer/sensory box protein yields the protein MSTPSANLSASPAIDLDSLMNAINHSQAMIEFDLEGNIVGANTNFLDRVGYRLDEVVGRHHRMFCTPEYASSPEYAEFWVKLAAGHFDEGQYKRLGKNGKEIWLQASYNPILDQEGKPFKVVKFATDITDQRMRNAEYEGKVEAIQRSQGVIEFDLNGRVLWANENFLKVLGYRLDEVQGQHHRMFCDDQYLNSPAYRAFWAKLERGEYDSGEYMRLGKGGREIWISATYNPIFDPDGRPYKIVKFANDVTEVRARNAEFAGKVTAIERSQAVIEFDLTGKVLSANRNFLDVFGYELDEVLGQQHRMFCTEEFGSSMGYREFWEKLGRGEYDTNEYRRKRKDGKEIWIQATYNPILNSHGQPYKVVKFALDVTEIKESSAERQGKVNAIDRAQAVIEFDMAGNILDANANFLKSLGYSLPELAGQHHRIFCDPEYVRSTAYREFWHGLSQGQFFSGRFMRLSKFGQHIWIQATYNPVFDSDGKPYKVVKFATDITQQVELEEAIEAKTQAMGASVQNLMSAISYVAQSTDQATDLARLTREQASLGSQTLVKAAEAMAMIGKSAEDIQDIIQVISEIASQTNMLAFNAAIEAARAGEHGLGFSVVADEVRKLAEKSSLATKEINKLILETVSRIHSGNEISLSAGSAFEQIVKGVNETTVAIDNINAATAKQMDSAGQVETLIFELHQTKLGTEQGAVNLSASLNKPSGLPA from the coding sequence ATGTCTACGCCTTCTGCAAACTTGTCTGCTAGCCCTGCTATCGACCTCGATTCGTTGATGAACGCCATCAACCACTCCCAGGCGATGATCGAGTTTGACCTTGAAGGGAACATCGTCGGGGCCAACACCAATTTCCTTGATCGGGTGGGCTATCGCCTGGACGAAGTGGTGGGCCGTCACCACCGCATGTTCTGCACCCCCGAGTACGCCTCCAGCCCTGAATATGCGGAATTCTGGGTGAAGCTGGCAGCCGGGCACTTCGATGAAGGGCAGTACAAAAGGCTGGGCAAAAACGGCAAGGAGATCTGGCTGCAGGCCAGCTATAACCCGATCCTCGATCAGGAAGGCAAGCCGTTCAAGGTGGTGAAATTCGCCACCGACATCACTGATCAGCGCATGCGCAATGCCGAGTATGAAGGCAAGGTGGAAGCCATCCAGCGTTCTCAAGGCGTGATCGAGTTTGATCTGAATGGCCGGGTGCTGTGGGCCAACGAGAACTTCCTCAAGGTGCTGGGCTATCGTCTCGACGAGGTGCAGGGCCAGCACCATCGCATGTTCTGCGATGACCAGTACCTCAACAGCCCGGCCTATCGGGCGTTCTGGGCCAAGCTGGAACGCGGCGAATACGATTCCGGCGAGTACATGCGTCTCGGCAAAGGCGGCCGTGAAATCTGGATCAGCGCCACCTACAACCCGATTTTCGATCCGGACGGGCGCCCCTACAAAATCGTCAAATTCGCCAACGACGTCACCGAAGTGCGTGCCCGCAACGCCGAGTTCGCCGGCAAGGTCACGGCCATCGAGCGCTCCCAGGCGGTGATTGAATTCGACCTGACCGGCAAAGTGCTGTCTGCCAACCGCAACTTCCTTGATGTGTTCGGCTATGAGCTCGACGAAGTCCTCGGTCAGCAGCACCGGATGTTCTGCACCGAAGAGTTCGGCTCCAGCATGGGTTACCGCGAGTTCTGGGAAAAGCTGGGGCGCGGCGAGTACGACACCAATGAATACCGACGCAAACGCAAGGACGGCAAGGAAATCTGGATTCAGGCGACCTACAACCCGATCCTCAACTCCCACGGGCAGCCTTACAAGGTGGTCAAGTTCGCCCTGGATGTGACTGAGATCAAGGAAAGCAGCGCCGAGCGCCAGGGCAAGGTCAATGCGATTGATCGCGCTCAGGCGGTGATCGAATTCGACATGGCGGGCAACATCCTTGATGCCAACGCCAACTTTCTCAAGTCCTTGGGCTACAGCCTGCCGGAGCTTGCGGGGCAGCATCACCGCATCTTCTGTGATCCGGAATACGTGCGCAGTACTGCGTACCGTGAGTTCTGGCACGGCCTGTCGCAGGGCCAGTTTTTCTCCGGGCGCTTCATGCGCTTGAGCAAGTTCGGCCAGCACATCTGGATTCAGGCCACCTACAACCCGGTGTTCGACAGCGATGGCAAACCCTACAAAGTGGTCAAGTTCGCGACCGATATCACCCAGCAGGTAGAGCTCGAAGAAGCGATAGAAGCCAAGACCCAGGCCATGGGCGCTTCGGTGCAAAACCTGATGAGTGCCATCTCTTATGTGGCCCAGAGCACCGATCAGGCCACTGACCTCGCCAGGCTGACCCGCGAGCAGGCAAGCCTGGGCTCGCAGACGCTGGTCAAGGCTGCCGAAGCCATGGCGATGATTGGCAAATCCGCCGAAGACATTCAGGACATCATCCAGGTCATCAGCGAAATCGCCAGCCAGACCAACATGCTGGCCTTCAACGCCGCCATTGAAGCGGCCAGGGCAGGCGAGCACGGCCTGGGCTTCTCGGTGGTGGCAGACGAGGTCCGCAAGCTGGCCGAGAAGTCTTCGCTGGCCACCAAGGAAATCAACAAGCTGATTCTGGAAACCGTGAGCCGCATCCACTCCGGCAACGAGATTTCGTTGAGCGCCGGCAGCGCCTTCGAGCAGATCGTCAAAGGCGTCAACGAAACCACAGTGGCCATCGACAACATCAATGCGGCGACCGCCAAACAGATGGATTCGGCGGGCCAGGTTGAAACGCTGATCTTCGAGTTGCATCAGACCAAACTGGGTACGGAGCAGGGCGCGGTGAACCTCAGCGCGAGCCTGAACAAACCGTCCGGGTTGCCTGCATGA
- a CDS encoding carboxymuconolactone decarboxylase produces MDEKQRYEAGMQVRRAVLGDAHVDNSLKKLTPFNEEFQEMITRHAWGDIWTRPGLPRHTRSLVTIAMLIGMNREGELRLHLKAAKHNGVTREEIKEVLMQSAIYCGIPAANATFHLAEEVWDEMGVESL; encoded by the coding sequence ATGGATGAGAAACAACGTTACGAAGCCGGCATGCAAGTGCGTCGCGCCGTGTTGGGCGATGCTCATGTCGACAACAGCCTGAAAAAACTCACCCCCTTCAACGAAGAGTTTCAGGAGATGATCACCCGGCACGCCTGGGGTGATATCTGGACGCGTCCGGGCCTGCCGCGCCACACCCGCAGCCTGGTCACTATCGCCATGTTGATCGGCATGAATCGCGAAGGCGAACTGCGCCTGCACCTCAAGGCGGCGAAACACAACGGCGTGACCCGCGAAGAAATCAAGGAAGTGCTGATGCAGAGCGCGATCTACTGCGGCATCCCTGCGGCCAATGCGACGTTTCACCTGGCAGAAGAAGTCTGGGATGAAATGGGTGTCGAGTCCCTCTGA
- the catD_1 gene encoding Alpha/beta hydrolase fold — translation MSFIQLPEGPLHYQLDGPQGAPVLLLSNSLGTDLRMWDPQMPALTRHFQVLRYDTRGHGQSLVTPGTYSMEQNGRDVLALLDALQLPKVSFCGLSMGGLIGQWLAINAPERLQRVVLCCTAAKIGNPDVWNPRIEMVLRDGQAAMRALREASIARWFTPTFAQAHPEQVQPVVDMLAQTSPQGYAANCAAVRDADFRDQVGSISLPVLVVSGTADAVCPPADGRFIADQIAGAEFVEFNAAHLASIEAGDAFSKRVLTFLQA, via the coding sequence ATGTCTTTCATCCAACTGCCAGAAGGCCCATTGCATTACCAGCTCGACGGCCCGCAAGGCGCGCCGGTGTTGCTGCTGTCCAACTCCCTGGGCACGGATCTGCGTATGTGGGATCCGCAGATGCCGGCCTTGACTCGCCATTTTCAAGTGCTGCGTTACGACACCCGGGGGCACGGCCAGTCGCTGGTCACCCCGGGCACTTACAGCATGGAGCAGAACGGTCGCGATGTGCTGGCCTTGCTCGATGCCCTGCAACTGCCCAAAGTCTCGTTCTGCGGGCTGTCCATGGGCGGCTTGATCGGCCAGTGGCTGGCGATCAATGCTCCTGAACGTTTGCAGCGGGTGGTGCTGTGCTGCACCGCCGCGAAGATCGGCAACCCGGACGTGTGGAACCCGCGTATCGAAATGGTCCTGCGCGACGGCCAGGCGGCCATGCGGGCCCTGCGCGAAGCGTCGATTGCCCGTTGGTTTACGCCGACATTTGCCCAGGCGCATCCGGAGCAGGTCCAGCCCGTTGTGGACATGCTCGCCCAGACCTCGCCCCAGGGTTATGCCGCCAATTGTGCGGCGGTGCGGGATGCGGATTTTCGTGACCAGGTCGGCTCGATCAGCTTGCCTGTGCTGGTGGTCAGCGGCACCGCCGATGCCGTGTGCCCACCCGCCGACGGGCGCTTCATCGCCGATCAGATCGCGGGTGCCGAGTTCGTCGAGTTCAATGCCGCGCACCTGGCCAGCATCGAAGCGGGCGACGCCTTCAGCAAAAGAGTGCTGACCTTTCTGCAAGCCTGA
- the pcaB gene encoding 3-carboxy-cis,cis-muconate cycloisomerase, which produces MNRSSQQLFDAYFSQPAMSAIFSDHGRLQGMLDFEAALARAQASTGLIPAEVVGDIQASCRAELFDFAELAVAIGNAGNSAIPLVKALGKKIAAVNPAAERYVHMGATSQDVMDTGLVLQLRDALGLIEADLAQLADALARQAQRYATTALAGRTWLQQATPVTLGMKIAGWLGAITRHRQRLEQLKPRLLSLQFGGASGTLAALGAQALPVSEALAAELQLNLPEQPWHTQRDRLVEFASWLGLIAGSLGKVGRDISLLMQTEVAEVFEPAAAGKGGSSTMPHKRNPVGAAVMISAAVRAPGLVATMFAAMPQEHERSLGLWHAEWETLPELCCLISGALQQALQLIPALEVDAARMLGNLDATQGLVLAEAVSIALTRRLGRDAAHHLIEHCCRRAVQQGAHLRDVLGAEPQVSAELSPQELDQLLDPAHYLGLAREWVERAVAEHEKLRANSQNL; this is translated from the coding sequence GTGAACCGATCAAGCCAGCAACTGTTCGATGCCTATTTCAGCCAGCCGGCCATGAGCGCGATTTTTTCCGACCACGGTCGGCTGCAAGGCATGCTCGACTTTGAAGCAGCGCTGGCACGGGCTCAGGCCAGCACCGGCTTGATCCCCGCTGAAGTGGTCGGCGATATCCAGGCCAGCTGCCGCGCCGAGCTGTTTGATTTTGCCGAGCTGGCCGTGGCCATCGGCAATGCTGGCAATTCGGCGATCCCGCTGGTCAAGGCGCTGGGCAAAAAGATCGCTGCGGTCAACCCGGCGGCCGAGCGGTATGTGCACATGGGGGCCACCAGCCAGGACGTGATGGACACCGGTCTGGTGCTGCAACTGCGCGATGCGCTGGGCTTGATCGAAGCGGATCTGGCCCAGCTGGCCGATGCGCTGGCTCGTCAGGCCCAACGCTATGCCACCACCGCGCTGGCCGGGCGCACCTGGCTGCAACAGGCTACGCCGGTCACGTTGGGCATGAAGATTGCCGGTTGGCTGGGCGCGATCACCCGGCATCGGCAGCGCCTTGAACAGCTCAAACCCCGGCTATTAAGCCTGCAGTTCGGTGGCGCGTCCGGCACCCTCGCGGCGTTGGGCGCGCAGGCGTTGCCCGTGTCTGAGGCGCTGGCCGCTGAACTGCAATTGAATCTGCCCGAGCAACCCTGGCACACCCAGCGCGACCGGCTGGTGGAGTTCGCCAGCTGGCTGGGATTGATCGCGGGCAGCCTGGGCAAAGTGGGGCGCGATATCAGCCTGTTGATGCAGACCGAGGTCGCCGAAGTGTTCGAACCCGCCGCGGCGGGCAAGGGCGGCTCTTCGACCATGCCCCACAAACGCAACCCGGTGGGCGCAGCGGTGATGATCAGTGCCGCGGTGCGTGCGCCAGGGCTGGTGGCCACAATGTTCGCCGCCATGCCTCAGGAGCACGAACGCAGCCTGGGCCTGTGGCACGCGGAATGGGAGACCTTGCCCGAGCTGTGCTGCCTGATTTCCGGCGCCTTGCAGCAGGCATTGCAGTTGATCCCCGCGCTTGAGGTGGACGCCGCGCGCATGCTCGGCAACCTCGACGCCACGCAAGGCCTGGTGCTGGCCGAAGCGGTGAGCATCGCGCTGACCCGGCGCCTGGGACGCGATGCGGCGCATCATCTGATCGAACACTGTTGCCGCCGCGCCGTACAGCAAGGCGCTCACTTGCGTGACGTGCTGGGCGCCGAGCCGCAGGTCAGCGCCGAACTGTCGCCCCAGGAGCTGGACCAGTTGCTCGACCCGGCTCATTACCTGGGTCTGGCCCGGGAGTGGGTGGAAAGGGCGGTGGCGGAGCATGAAAAACTCCGCGCAAATTCGCAAAACCTGTAG
- the pcaK gene encoding 4-hydroxybenzoate transporter, with protein MTLSARVPEAGTLDVQAFINAQPLSRYQWRVVILCFLIVFLDGLDTAAMGFIAPALSADWGIPRASLGPVMSAALIGMVFGALGSGPLADRFGRKVVLVSAVFLFGLFSLWSAFSSNIDQLLILRLLTGLGLGAAMPNATTLLSEYTPERLKSLLVTSMFCGFNLGMACGGFVSAKLIPAMGWHSLLMLGGILPLILTVVLMIWLPESARFLVVRNLGVERIRKVLAPISRLEVNAATGFSVPEQKTVSSRNVLKVVFSGTYSAGTLLLWLTYFMGLVIVYLLTSWLPTLMRDSGASMEQSAFIGALFQFGGVLSAVGVGWAMDKYNPHKVIGCAYFLAGIFAWLVGQSLGNVAVLATLVLLAGMCINGAQSAMPSLAARFYPTQGRATGVSWMLGIGRFGAILGAWAGATLLGLGWNFEQVLTALVVPAALAAIAVLVKGWVSHSDAT; from the coding sequence ATGACGCTTTCGGCTCGCGTGCCCGAAGCCGGCACGCTGGATGTGCAGGCTTTCATCAATGCTCAACCCTTGTCCCGTTATCAGTGGCGAGTAGTAATTCTGTGTTTTCTGATCGTGTTTCTCGATGGACTGGACACCGCGGCCATGGGCTTCATCGCCCCGGCATTGAGCGCCGACTGGGGCATCCCCCGCGCCAGCCTCGGCCCGGTGATGAGTGCTGCGCTGATCGGCATGGTCTTCGGTGCCCTGGGTTCCGGGCCGCTGGCAGATCGCTTCGGGCGCAAAGTGGTGCTGGTTTCAGCCGTGTTTCTGTTCGGTCTGTTCAGCCTATGGTCGGCGTTCAGCAGCAACATCGACCAGCTGCTGATCCTGCGCCTGCTCACCGGCCTGGGGCTTGGCGCGGCGATGCCCAACGCCACCACACTGCTGTCCGAATACACCCCGGAGCGCCTCAAATCCTTGCTGGTCACCAGCATGTTCTGCGGCTTCAACCTGGGCATGGCCTGCGGCGGATTCGTCTCCGCCAAGCTGATTCCGGCCATGGGCTGGCACAGCCTGTTGATGCTAGGCGGGATTCTGCCGCTGATTCTCACCGTGGTGCTGATGATCTGGCTGCCGGAGTCGGCGCGTTTTCTGGTGGTCCGTAACCTGGGTGTCGAGCGGATTCGCAAGGTGCTGGCGCCGATCTCCCGGCTGGAAGTCAACGCCGCCACAGGCTTCAGCGTTCCTGAACAGAAAACCGTGAGCAGCCGCAATGTCTTGAAAGTGGTGTTCTCCGGGACGTATAGCGCGGGCACCTTGCTGCTGTGGCTGACCTATTTCATGGGCCTGGTGATTGTCTATCTGCTGACCAGCTGGTTGCCGACCCTGATGCGTGACAGCGGCGCCAGCATGGAACAATCGGCGTTCATTGGCGCTCTGTTTCAATTTGGCGGCGTGCTGAGCGCGGTGGGCGTGGGCTGGGCCATGGACAAGTACAACCCGCACAAGGTGATCGGCTGCGCCTACTTCCTGGCCGGAATTTTTGCCTGGCTGGTGGGGCAGAGCCTGGGCAATGTGGCGGTGCTGGCGACGCTGGTTCTGCTGGCCGGGATGTGTATCAACGGTGCGCAATCGGCCATGCCATCACTGGCGGCACGCTTTTACCCGACTCAGGGCCGCGCCACGGGCGTTTCATGGATGCTCGGGATTGGCCGCTTCGGTGCGATTCTGGGCGCCTGGGCCGGCGCCACGCTGCTGGGCCTGGGCTGGAATTTCGAACAAGTCTTGACCGCACTGGTGGTCCCGGCGGCTCTGGCGGCCATCGCGGTTCTGGTCAAAGGCTGGGTCAGCCATTCGGACGCCACCTGA
- the pcaG gene encoding protocatechuate 3,4-dioxygenase: protein MPVQLLPETPSQTAGPYVHIGLALEAAGNPPRDLEITHEMVMANAPGEHIVLLGNVFDGNGHLIRDAFLEFWQADHQGIYDPIYDPQKPFNGFGRTATGEDGQWLLNTIKPGTVPNAAGVPMAAHINVSLFARGINIHLHTRLYFDDEAQANAQDPVLNLIEQPVRRETLIAQRCSVDGKLAYRFDIRVQGEGETVFFDF, encoded by the coding sequence ATGCCTGTTCAACTGCTGCCCGAAACCCCATCGCAAACCGCTGGCCCTTACGTCCACATCGGCCTGGCGCTGGAAGCTGCGGGCAACCCGCCCCGTGACCTGGAAATCACCCATGAGATGGTCATGGCCAACGCGCCGGGTGAGCACATCGTGTTGCTGGGCAACGTCTTCGATGGCAACGGCCACCTGATTCGCGATGCGTTTCTGGAGTTCTGGCAAGCCGATCATCAAGGGATTTACGACCCGATCTACGACCCGCAAAAGCCGTTCAACGGGTTTGGGCGCACTGCCACCGGCGAGGACGGCCAATGGTTGCTCAACACCATCAAGCCCGGCACCGTGCCCAACGCGGCGGGCGTACCCATGGCGGCGCACATCAACGTTTCGCTGTTTGCCCGTGGCATTAACATCCACTTGCACACGCGGCTGTATTTCGATGATGAAGCCCAGGCGAATGCTCAGGATCCGGTGCTCAACCTGATTGAACAGCCGGTGCGTCGCGAGACCCTGATCGCCCAGCGCTGCAGCGTCGATGGCAAGCTGGCGTATCGGTTTGATATCCGCGTGCAGGGCGAGGGTGAGACGGTGTTCTTTGATTTTTAA
- the pcaH gene encoding intradiol ring-cleavage dioxygenase translates to MPDASSSRFVIRDRNWHPKALTPDYKTSILRSPRQALVSIPQSASEATGPDFSHLKFGEHDNDLLLNFNNGGLPIGERIIVAGRVCDQYGKPIPHTLVEIWQANAGGRYRHKRDAYLAPIDPNFGGVGRVLTDRDGNYSFRTVKPGPYPWRNGPNDWRPAHIHVSVSGPSIATRLITQLYFEGDPLIPLCPIVKSITNPDAVQSLIARLDMGMANPMDCLAYRFDIVLRGQRATHFENR, encoded by the coding sequence ATGCCTGATGCAAGCAGCAGCCGTTTTGTCATTCGTGACCGAAACTGGCACCCCAAAGCCCTGACCCCCGATTACAAGACTTCGATCCTGCGCTCCCCGCGACAGGCACTGGTGAGCATCCCGCAATCGGCCTCCGAAGCCACCGGCCCGGACTTTTCCCACCTCAAGTTCGGCGAGCACGACAACGACCTGTTGCTGAACTTCAACAACGGCGGCTTGCCCATTGGCGAGCGCATCATCGTTGCCGGGCGCGTCTGCGACCAATATGGCAAGCCGATCCCGCATACCCTGGTGGAAATCTGGCAAGCCAATGCAGGCGGACGCTATCGTCACAAACGCGATGCGTATCTGGCGCCCATCGACCCCAATTTCGGTGGTGTTGGCCGGGTCCTGACCGACCGTGACGGCAATTACAGCTTCCGCACCGTCAAACCGGGCCCGTACCCGTGGCGCAACGGTCCCAATGACTGGCGTCCGGCGCACATTCACGTCTCCGTGAGCGGGCCGTCGATTGCCACGCGCCTGATCACCCAGCTGTATTTCGAAGGCGACCCGTTGATCCCGCTGTGTCCGATCGTCAAATCCATCACCAACCCCGACGCCGTGCAGAGCCTGATTGCGCGGCTGGACATGGGCATGGCCAACCCCATGGATTGCCTGGCGTATCGTTTTGACATTGTGTTGCGCGGCCAGCGCGCCACGCACTTCGAAAACCGCTGA
- the pcaQ gene encoding pca operon transcription factor PcaQ, translating to MNIDTRIKFRHLVCFLEVARQGSLARASDQLAISQPALSKTLKELETLLETQLFLRSKSGAALTEAGVAFLRFAGPSVQSLREGVNSLRSGEHEPVTARLGVLSTVESLLVPEVVRRLHERHPALIVSVMTGPSAYLLSQLRVGELDLVVGRMTDSPQIQGLTFEHLYSESMTLVVRRDHPLLQVQLQRESLENYPMVLPLAGTTIRKFADSLFVQCGISPPRQRLETLSLTLSRRYVQCSDAIWIAPFDAVQQDLHSGELRELELGIREPGGSVGICSNPALPLSRAAQWCVDVLREVGQAYGQVEHP from the coding sequence TTGAACATCGACACCCGCATCAAATTCCGTCACCTGGTGTGTTTCCTTGAGGTCGCGCGCCAGGGCAGTCTGGCGCGTGCTTCGGATCAGTTGGCGATCAGCCAGCCAGCCTTGTCCAAGACCCTCAAGGAACTGGAAACCCTGCTGGAAACCCAGCTGTTCCTGCGCAGCAAGAGCGGCGCGGCGTTGACCGAGGCGGGTGTTGCGTTCCTGCGCTTTGCCGGGCCCAGCGTGCAGTCGCTGCGCGAAGGGGTGAACAGCCTGCGCTCGGGCGAGCATGAGCCGGTGACGGCCAGGCTGGGTGTGCTGTCCACCGTGGAAAGCCTGCTGGTGCCGGAAGTGGTGCGGCGCCTGCACGAGCGCCATCCGGCGTTGATCGTAAGCGTCATGACCGGCCCCAGCGCGTATCTGCTCTCGCAGTTGCGGGTCGGCGAACTGGACCTGGTGGTCGGGCGCATGACCGACAGCCCGCAGATTCAGGGCCTGACCTTCGAGCACCTGTACAGCGAATCCATGACCCTGGTGGTACGCCGCGATCACCCCCTTTTGCAGGTGCAATTGCAGCGCGAAAGCCTGGAGAACTACCCCATGGTCCTGCCGCTGGCCGGGACCACCATTCGCAAATTCGCCGACAGCCTGTTCGTGCAGTGCGGCATCAGCCCGCCGCGCCAACGCCTGGAAACCCTGTCGCTGACTTTGAGCCGCCGCTATGTGCAGTGCAGCGATGCCATCTGGATCGCGCCCTTCGATGCCGTTCAGCAGGATTTGCACAGTGGCGAACTGCGTGAACTGGAGCTGGGCATTCGCGAACCCGGTGGTTCGGTGGGTATTTGCAGCAACCCGGCGCTGCCACTCTCCCGCGCGGCGCAATGGTGTGTGGACGTGCTGCGCGAGGTGGGCCAGGCGTATGGTCAAGTGGAGCATCCATAA
- the pobR_2 gene encoding transcriptional regulator PobR, which produces MPGRSVPVFKLYGETTLWPTPDLLHCESIPERSQLHGWEIQTHSHSDLVQLLYVQSGEATLQVEGATRQVQTSVLQVIPALSVHRFSFAPDIQGYILSLAQPLAEQLNAGLATPALSVAQCHGVDDEQRQQLDPLFATLSDEYAQHKPGRDTMLHALISMLSIWLGRRSLGLPGAQLPAPERGREHLQGFTRLVGEHFRQHWSIEQYAAQLNISAAHLNSLCRRLTDQSALQIINQRLLLEAKRDLVYTTLTINQVSDRLGFSEPAYFSRFFKRCTGSSPREFRGGR; this is translated from the coding sequence ATGCCTGGCAGATCAGTGCCGGTGTTCAAGCTGTATGGCGAAACCACACTGTGGCCGACGCCGGATCTGCTGCATTGCGAGTCGATCCCGGAGCGCAGCCAGTTGCATGGCTGGGAAATCCAGACCCACTCCCACAGCGATCTGGTGCAACTGCTCTACGTGCAGTCCGGCGAAGCGACCCTGCAAGTGGAGGGCGCCACGCGGCAGGTGCAGACCTCCGTGCTGCAAGTCATCCCGGCGCTGAGCGTGCATCGCTTCAGTTTTGCCCCGGACATCCAGGGTTATATCCTCAGCCTGGCGCAGCCGTTGGCCGAACAGTTGAATGCAGGGCTGGCGACGCCCGCGTTGAGTGTCGCCCAGTGCCACGGCGTGGATGACGAGCAGCGTCAGCAACTGGATCCGTTGTTTGCCACGCTCAGCGATGAATACGCGCAGCACAAACCCGGCAGGGACACGATGCTGCACGCGCTGATCAGCATGCTGTCGATCTGGCTGGGCCGTCGCAGCCTTGGGTTGCCGGGCGCACAGTTGCCTGCACCGGAGCGCGGGCGCGAGCACTTGCAGGGTTTTACCCGGCTGGTGGGTGAGCATTTTCGGCAGCATTGGTCCATCGAGCAGTACGCCGCGCAACTGAACATCAGCGCCGCGCACTTGAACAGCCTGTGTCGGCGGCTTACCGATCAATCGGCGCTGCAGATCATCAATCAGCGATTGTTGCTGGAAGCCAAGCGCGACCTGGTGTACACCACCTTGACGATCAATCAGGTCTCGGACCGGCTGGGGTTTTCCGAGCCGGCGTATTTTTCGCGGTTCTTCAAACGCTGCACCGGCAGCTCGCCGAGGGAGTTTCGGGGGGGGCGGTGA